In Amaranthus tricolor cultivar Red isolate AtriRed21 chromosome 5, ASM2621246v1, whole genome shotgun sequence, a genomic segment contains:
- the LOC130813825 gene encoding protein STRUBBELIG-RECEPTOR FAMILY 7-like — translation MVELRKLLIISILLLSSSFIYGDTDQSDAAALNVMFSNMYSPPVLTGWTASGGDPCGQSWKGVTCSGSRVTKIKLSNLGLTGSIGYQLASLSALTDFDISHNNFGGNVPYNLPLNVLRLNLAGCNFNGAVPYSISTMKSLEHLDLSQNQFNGQLNIDFTQLSKLSTMDLSNNALTGNLSSTMSSLSSLNSLYLQNNQFTGTIDVLGDLPLKNLNVANNHFTGWVPRQLQGINIQKDGDSWSSGPAPPAPPRSRSNHHPSGNHGNSDSDSEGGKSSISAGAIVGIILAILVVVGVLGFFIFKRRIRKPSSDVEKIDINKPFVAAASNDVEGKPEFAELKSVHSSSSITTTTRDTATSVTLKPPPVDRNKSFDDEDISNKPVVIKIPTPVPENVKSYSIADLQMATGSFNIENLVGEGSIGRVYRAVFDDGKVLAVKKIDSSIRANHPEDFTEIVASISKLHHPNVTELVGYCSEHGQHLLIYEFHKNGSLHDFLHLDDEYSKPLTWNTRVKIALGSARALEYLHEVCSPSVVHQNFKSENILLDAELNPHLSDCGLASLLPNANQVINHNACAPEVADSGQYTLKSDVYSFGVVMLELLTGRKPFDSSLLWAEQSLVRWATPQLHDIDALTKMVDPALEGLYPVKSLSRFADVIALCVQPEPEFRPPMSEVVQALVRLVQRANMSKRTVSNAARQSESAETSDSVN, via the exons ATGGTTGAGCTGAGGAAGCTCCTGATAATCAGCATTTTGTTGCTAAGTTCAAGCTTCATTTATGGTGACACAGATCAATCAGATG CTGCTGCTCTCAATGTCATGTTCAGCAACATGTATTCACCTCCTGTACTCACAGGGTGGACTGCTAGTGGCGGTGATCCATGTGGTCAGTCATGGAAGGGTGTCACTTGTTCAGGTTCAAGGGTAACAAAAAT AAAATTATCAAATCTTGGACTTACCGGGTCAATAGGTTATCAGCTTGCGAGTTTATCAGCCTTGACTGACTT TGACATCAGTCATAACAACTTCGGAGGCAATGTACCTTATAACCTTCCTCTAAATGTGTTGCGACT AAACCTTGCTGGTTGTAACTTCAATGGAGCGGTACCTTATTCAATTTCTACTATGAAGTCTCTGGAGCACCT AGACCTCagccaaaatcaatttaatggACAGCTAAATATCGATTTTACACAGCTTTCCAAACTCTCTACAAT GGATCTCTCGAACAATGCTCTCACTGGAAATCTTTCATCAACTATGAGCTCCTTGTCCAGTTTGAACTCCTT GTACTTGCAAAATAACCAGTTCACAGGCACAATTGATGTTTTAGGGGACTTGCCACTGAAAAATTT gAATGTTGCCAATAACCATTTTACCGGATGGGTTCCTAGGCAGTTACAAGGCATTAATATACA AAAGGATGGTGACTCGTGGAGCTCAGGACCTGCACCCCCCGCTCCACCCAGATCACGAAGCAATCATCATCCTTCCGGAAATCATGGAAATTCCGATTCAGATTCTGAAGGCGGAAAATCTAGTATCAGTGCCGGTGCCATCGTTGGAATAATATTGGCTATTCTTGTAGTCGTAGGAGTATTAGGATTTTTCATATTTAAGAGAAGAATACGGAAGCCTTCTTCTGATGTAGAGAAGATCGATATCAATAAGCCTTTTGTTGCAGCTGCTTCAAATGATGTTGAAG GTAAACCTGAGTTTGCAGAGTTGAAGTCAGTGCATTCTTCATCCTCAATCACCACAACCACACGTGACACAGCTACATCAGTTACACTTAAACCACCTCCGGTTGATCGTAACAAAtcatttgatgatgaagacatcTCAAACAAGCCTGTCGTGATCAAAATTCCTACACCAGTGCCAGAAAATGTGAAATCATATTCTATAGCAGATCTGCAAATGGCCACGGGCAGTTTTAATATTGAGAATCTTGTTGGAGAGGGGTCTATTGGACGTGTATATCGTGCTGTATTTGATGATGGAAAG GTTCTTGCTGTGAAAAAGATAGACTCATCTATCCGAGCAAACCATCCTGAAGATTTCACGGAGATTGTCGCCAGCATTTCCAAACTTCATCATCCAAATGTCACCGAGCTAGTTGGCTATTGTTCAGAACATGGACAACACTTACTAATTTATGAATTCCACAAGAATGGGTCGTTGCATGACTTTTTACATCTTGATGATGAATATAGTAAACCATTAACATGGAATACCCGTGTGAAGATTGCTTTGGGGAGTGCACGTGCACTTGA GTACCTGCACGAAGTTTGCTCACCATCAGtagttcatcaaaattttaagtCGGAGAACATATTACTTGATGCAGAGCTCAACCCTCATCTTTCTGACTGTGGGTTGGCAAGTCTCCTTCCAAATGCAAATCAG GTAATTAACCATAATGCTTGTGCCCCTGAAGTTGCTGATTCCGGTCAGTATACTTTAAAGAGTGATGTCTACAGTTTTGGGGTCGTTATGTTAGAGCTTCTCACAGGACGAAAACCATTTGATAG CTCTTTGCTATGGGCTGAACAGTCATTGGTTCGATGGGCAACACCTCAGCTGCATGACATTGATGCTTTGACTAAAATGGTGGATCCTGCTTTAGAAGGTCTCTACCCAGTAAAGTCTTTGTCGCGTTTTGCTGATGTTATTGCTCTTTGCGTTCAG CCTGAGCCTGAATTCCGCCCCCCTATGTCAGAGGTGGTGCAAGCTTTGGTTCGATTGGTTCAACGAGCAAACATGAGTAAGAGAACTGTCAGTAACGCAGCCCGTCAATCAGAAAGTGCAGAAACAAGTGATAGTGTGAATTGA